A window of Blautia argi genomic DNA:
TTTCTTTCGATTTCAAAACATCTGGGCGCAGAAATATCCTCCAGGTTTACGCCGCCAAAGCTGCCTGCTAAAAGGCTTACGGTTTTTACAATTTCATCTACATCTTTGGAACGTACGCACAGAGGAAACGCGTCTACGTCGCCAAAGGTTTTAAACAGCGCGCACTTTCCTTCCATAACCGGCATACCGGCTTCCGGTCCGATATCTCCAAGCCCCAGAACTGCAGTACCGTCTGTAACAACAGCTACCATATTGCCGCGGCGTGTGTATTTATAGGATAAATCCACATCTTCTGAAATCTTCAGACAAGGCTCTGCAACTCCCGGTGTATAGGCAACAGACAATTCCTCCGGGGTGCTGATTTCTGCTCTGCTGATAACCTCAATTTTTCCCTTCCACTGCTCATGCTGTTTTAATGCAAATTCTTTTTTGTCCATGGTTTTAATCTCCTTTTCTATGTGTATTTTATGTTTTACTGTTCTTTTACCTGAACCCAGAACTCCTTCAAAAGCTCCACGGAATGGTTCATGGCTTTTTCTTCTTCCTCATTCATGGGTATCTGAAAAGCTGCCTCAACACCTTCCCAGCCTACCCGGCAAGGAAGAGATACCACGGCTCCTGCCCATGCTCCAAAGCTGTCGTCCAGCCTGTGTGCCACCGGAAGAATAGCGCTGTCGTCTTTCATAATGGTTTCTACAATAGTGGAAACTGCCATTGCCACACCGTAAAAGGTTGCGCCCTTTAAGCCGATGATTTCTGCACCGCCGTTTTTGGTATGTTCTGCCAGTTCTTCTTTATCCAGAACAACCCCTGTCTGGCTGGCATATTCCTCTAAAGGAAAGCCGCCCACCGTTGCAGAACTGAAAACTGCCACCTGACTGTCCCCGTGTTCTCCTACGATATATGCCTGAATATCCTCTACATTCACATGAAGTCTGGCGCTTAAGTTATAACGCAGTCTGGCTGTATCCAGAGAGGTTCCGCTTCCGATTACCCGATTTGCAGGAAGTCCGGAGGTTTCCAAAACTGCCATGGTGGTAATATCTGCTGGATTGGAAACTACCAAAATCAGAGGGTTTTCTGCATATTTCATAATATTTTCCGTAATGCTCTTTACAATAGATACATTGGTTTTTGCCAGCTCCAGACGGGTCTGCCCCGGTTTTCTGGCAATTCCGGCTGTGATAATAATAATCTGCGCGTCCCTGCACTCCTCATAGCCGCCCTGCCTTACCCAGACCTGCTTATGAAAGCTGGTTCCATGGGCAATATCAATGGCTGCTCCCTTTGCCCGGTCTTCATTTACATCAATCAGGACAATATCATTTGCCTGCACTCTTACCATTAAGGTATAGGCAATAGCTTCTCCTACATTTCCGGCTCCTACGACTACAATCTTATCTCTGTGGGTATTTCTCATACGTTTGTACTCCTTTTCTGTTCTGTAAGTCTTTCTGTAATGTCCTGTTTCTTGGGAGGCGCCCGTAACCCACTTTGCATAGCGCCGGTTGCTTTTCTTCCGGGACGTCTGTATTCCCGGATTCTGTAACCACAGTCCTCATTTCCTTCTCTTTTTCCCCCGGTCTGCTGCCAGATGGGCTGCTGCTTCCAGGAAGAAGTCGTGGTTTTTCCTTTTTTCACTATCTGGAAAAGCAACTTGGCTTTTTTCTGCGTCAGCGTCTGTTCTCTTTCCCCGGTCTGCTGTTCCAGTCCCTTTGGGATTACCTGCAGAAATATTTTCTCCTGCGTACCAACAAAAGCAGTCTGCACAAAAAGAAGCATGAAAAGAAATGTCCACGTCAGTATCCGTCTTCTGCCCTTCATGTGTCCACTCCTTTCCCGCCTGTTATGCAAAACTGCTTTATCCAGCTTGTTAAAAAATTCACTTTTTACGAAATTTTAGCATAAAGTTTTTCGGGTGTCAATTCTTCTTTTTTTCCAAATCTCCTTCTCGTTTCTCCAAATCCATCTGGATTCCCTCTAAAAAAGGAACCATCACACTCCCCGTTCTTTTTAAAAACCACTGAGGAGCAAGCTCACTGTATTTAAAATGCTTTAATCCCCCATTTTGTCCCCGCTGCCAGAAACCATACATCTGCTCAA
This region includes:
- a CDS encoding L-lactate dehydrogenase, encoding MRNTHRDKIVVVGAGNVGEAIAYTLMVRVQANDIVLIDVNEDRAKGAAIDIAHGTSFHKQVWVRQGGYEECRDAQIIIITAGIARKPGQTRLELAKTNVSIVKSITENIMKYAENPLILVVSNPADITTMAVLETSGLPANRVIGSGTSLDTARLRYNLSARLHVNVEDIQAYIVGEHGDSQVAVFSSATVGGFPLEEYASQTGVVLDKEELAEHTKNGGAEIIGLKGATFYGVAMAVSTIVETIMKDDSAILPVAHRLDDSFGAWAGAVVSLPCRVGWEGVEAAFQIPMNEEEEKAMNHSVELLKEFWVQVKEQ